In Neoarius graeffei isolate fNeoGra1 chromosome 15, fNeoGra1.pri, whole genome shotgun sequence, a single genomic region encodes these proteins:
- the lgsn gene encoding lengsin has product MDSDQIDGGNLSRGKKKGVRVNGKHVASSEWDRRSTDLPIIQTNLSAPSPTDNSTIISIGPHCWPTVSIESQPDDYTYADEWNRERHPDNLPPEGGVSIVSEQTMEELKRLLKERSKQNTRERNEDQLIGHRCHMPGQRIDCKPDDIPSRSFTTFKPTLGSSRVERTRDSASSGWESSGSLKTSGHTSRPTNFKLPTSERTSWVTNGISQTDNKENPHTEYHGSQNFISEVEHIKQQINRENVGFVRFEATDLHGVSRSKTVPASLFHEKAAYGVPMPRSYLELTLSPRENEVDHPVATSFNSDILLIPDLSTFRVLPWAEQTAHIICDPCTITGIPLRTSPRFIAKLMLGQLQAMGFSIHSSFTYECCIFGVSERMGPKVIFFPATTLLSNHDMPFLQQLVRGMYHMGISVDSFASASGPGQMEICFKPKFGIEAADSAFTFRTGVKEMARKYNYIATFLTDDTIYNSGCLSHSLWDANGRRNLFHSGTGEMSEIGKNWLGGLLHHSPALSCLMAPGIGCRTQLTKGNISKSTFYATCGCNDNSCAFNVKVHGGWETHVENKLGSAMANPYIVLAATIAAGLDGIKRNLCTELSLNKAPMQQKQFAIPVKLEDALVALSEDSVICEALGEPFVNYFIALKHLEIETQETDMDRNKNLEYFI; this is encoded by the exons ATGGATTCAGACCAAATAGATGGAGGCAATCTGAGCCGTGGCAAAAAGAAGGGGGTAAGGGTAAATGGGAAACATGTAGCCTCTTCAGAGTGGGACAGAAGAAGTACTGATCTGCCCATAATCCAGACTAATTTATCTGCTCCAAGCCCCACTGACAACTCCACTATAATTTCAATCGGCCCACACTGCTGGCCCACTGTCTCCATTGAATCACAGCCTGATGACTACACTTATGCTGATGAATGGAATAGAGAAAGGCACCCGGACAACCTACCTCCAGAAGGGGGTGTTTCTATTGTTTCTGAACAAACAATGGAGGAACTGAAAAGGCTATTGAAGGAGCGTTCCAAACAAAATACAAGAGAGAGAAATGAAGACCAATTAATTGGTCATCGCTGCCACATGCCTGGACAGAGAATTGACTGTAAACCAGATGACATACCATCCAGGTCCTTCACAACCTTCAAGCCCACTCTAGGGAGTAGTAGAGTAGAGAGAACAAGAGATAGTGCTTCATCTGGCTGGGAATCTAGTGGGTCATTGAAGACTAGTGGGCATACAAGCAGGCCCACCAATTTTAAGTTACCCACCAGTGAAAGGACATCCTGGGTCACCAATGGGATATCACAGACAG ATAACAAGGAGAATCCacacacagaataccatgggtccCAAAACTTCATTTCAGAGGTTGAACATATTAAGCAGCAGATCAACCGTGAGAATGTAGGCTTTGTTCGCTTTGAAGCCACTGATCTCCATGGTGTATCTAGATCCAAGACAGTTCCTGCTTCCTTATTTCAT GAAAAAGCAGCTTATGGTGTGCCCATGCCTAGAAGCTACCTGGAGCTCACACTGAGCCCCAGAGAAAATGAGGTTGACCATCCAGTTGCTACCAGTTTCAACAGTGATATTCTTCTGATCCCTGATCTCTCCACCTTTCGAGTCCTTCCCTGGGCCGAACAGACTGCTCATATCATTTGTGATCCTTGTACAATCACAGGGATCCCTCTGCGCACTTCTCCTCGCTTTATTGCTAAACTGATGCTTGGTCAGCTTCAAGCCATGGGATTCTCCATCCATTCTTCTTTCACGTATGAATGCTGCATCTTTGGAGTGTCAGAGCGGATGGGCCCCAAGGTCATATTTTTCCCTGCCACTACTTTATTGAGTAATCATGACATGCCTTTCTTACAGCAACTAGTGAGAGGGATGTACCACATGGGCATCAGTGTGGATAGCTTTGCATCTGCCAGTGGTCCAGGACAGATGGAGATCTGCTTCAAGCCTAAATTTGGGATTGAAGCTGCTGACAGTGCCTTCACCTTTCGTACTGGAGTTAAAGAAATGGCCAGGAAGTATAACTACATTGCCACCTTCCTTACTGATGACACCATCTACAATTCTGGCTGCCTGTCCCACAGTCTATGGGATGCCAATGGCAGGAGAAATCTTTTCCATTCAGGCACTGGAGAGATGTCTGAGATTGGCAAGAACTGGCTTGGAGGGCTTCTCCACCACTCACCAGCTCTAAGCTGTCTAATGGCGCCAGGGATAGGCTGCCGCACTCAATTAACCAAAGGCAATATTTCAAAGAGCACATTCTATGCCACTTGTGGCTGCAACGACAACAGTTGTGCTTTTAATGTCAAGGTTCATGGTGGGTGGGAGACCCACGTTGAGAACAAGCTTGGCTCAGCAATGGCAAACCCATATATAGTCTTGGCAGCTACCATTGCAGCTGGATTGGATGGTATCAAGCGTAACCTCTGCACAGAACTGTCTCTTAACAAAGCTCCAATGCAGCAAAAACAGTTTGCCATACCTGTTAAACTAGAGGACGCCTTAGTGGCCCTGTCAGAAGACAGTGTGATTTGTGAGGCACTTGGTGAACCATTTGTGAATTATTTCATTGCCTTGAAACACCTAGAGATTGAGACACAGGAGACTGATATGGACAGGAACAAGAATCTGGAATACTTCATCTAG